One Deinococcota bacterium genomic window carries:
- a CDS encoding ParA family protein, with the protein MGKTTVAVNLLAELAAGTSALLIDADPQASAAGWVSRAPEDRSYPGRWREVTDAEELKTIPSLAGFDWTVIDGPPSLGSPLMDVALAVADLAIIPVTPSVIDLMSMVEATAVSVQKALTDNPNLFFAVLINRRQPGTTMAQEVRGALEAEGIPVFNTEWSQSTAHVSAAAEGIPVSRYRGWNWRAAYREVSALADEVREVLGG; encoded by the coding sequence GTGGGCAAAACGACGGTCGCCGTAAACCTCTTGGCCGAACTAGCAGCGGGTACCTCTGCCTTACTTATTGACGCTGATCCGCAAGCCTCGGCCGCTGGCTGGGTGTCGAGGGCACCGGAAGATCGCTCCTATCCGGGCAGATGGCGAGAAGTGACAGATGCCGAGGAACTGAAGACTATTCCAAGCCTGGCTGGGTTCGACTGGACGGTCATTGATGGACCTCCCTCACTCGGATCTCCACTCATGGATGTTGCTCTGGCAGTTGCGGACTTGGCAATTATTCCCGTGACGCCTTCGGTCATTGATCTGATGTCCATGGTTGAGGCCACTGCGGTCAGCGTTCAGAAGGCACTAACCGACAATCCTAATCTCTTCTTTGCCGTGCTCATCAACAGGCGACAGCCCGGGACAACAATGGCGCAGGAAGTGCGGGGCGCCCTCGAAGCCGAGGGTATTCCCGTCTTCAACACAGAGTGGAGCCAATCAACGGCTCACGTGTCCGCTGCAGCTGAGGGCATTCCGGTAAGCCGCTACCGGGGGTGGAATTGGCGAGCTGCCTACCGGGAAGTTTCTGCTCTGGCCGATGAGGTGCGGGAGGTTCTCGGTGGGTAA
- a CDS encoding ParB/RepB/Spo0J family partition protein, which yields MGNKLTGQLRSAMDKARKQALEEHGVKVNHQLPLDAIALSVAQPRRYFDPGAMQQLTESLRQYGVVQPLLVRPHAGGFELVAGERRYRAATNAGLTTVPVIVREMNDTEAKEIALLENLQREDLNPIEETEGILQLLSAHLDSNVQDTISLLYKMHNEARGKVTHNVMGKEGKLVLATFQRLGTMTWESFVKNRLPLLKLPENVLVAIREGRLAYTKAMIIARVSDPAERDTLLEQAVTKNFSLTQLREHSRSSKGKIKPTKGFELTQRFSSIVRRIGKSNLIENRSKLERAEQLLKELEELLAKP from the coding sequence GTGGGTAACAAGTTGACAGGGCAGCTTCGCAGCGCAATGGATAAGGCGAGAAAGCAAGCCCTAGAGGAGCATGGGGTTAAAGTTAATCATCAACTCCCTCTTGACGCGATCGCTTTGTCGGTGGCGCAGCCACGCCGCTACTTTGACCCTGGAGCCATGCAGCAGTTAACAGAATCGCTGAGGCAGTATGGTGTCGTGCAGCCACTGCTCGTCCGGCCCCATGCTGGAGGATTCGAACTCGTCGCCGGTGAACGCCGCTACCGAGCCGCCACGAATGCGGGGCTTACAACTGTGCCGGTCATCGTGCGAGAAATGAACGACACTGAAGCTAAAGAGATCGCCCTGCTCGAGAACCTCCAGCGTGAAGACCTGAATCCGATAGAGGAGACCGAGGGTATTTTGCAACTTCTCTCTGCTCATCTTGACAGCAATGTGCAAGATACGATTTCGCTGCTCTACAAGATGCATAACGAGGCAAGAGGAAAAGTTACCCATAACGTTATGGGTAAGGAGGGCAAGCTGGTACTAGCAACCTTTCAACGCCTCGGAACTATGACTTGGGAATCCTTTGTAAAGAACCGTTTGCCTCTTCTCAAACTTCCCGAAAATGTACTTGTGGCCATCAGAGAGGGACGCCTTGCCTACACGAAAGCGATGATCATTGCGCGAGTAAGTGACCCTGCTGAACGCGACACGCTGCTCGAGCAGGCAGTAACGAAGAATTTCTCATTGACACAGTTACGTGAGCATTCCAGGAGTTCAAAGGGCAAAATAAAGCCAACCAAAGGGTTTGAGTTGACCCAAAGATTTTCTTCAATTGTGCGCCGGATAGGCAAAAGCAACCTTATCGAGAACAGGAGCAAGCTCGAGCGGGCCGAGCAGTTGCTGAAAGAGTTGGAAGAGCTTCTTGCAAAACCTTGA